Proteins from a single region of Fibrobacter sp. UWB5:
- the feoB gene encoding ferrous iron transport protein B has protein sequence MAARKLLTIAIAGNPNCGKTALFNALTGARQHVGNWPGVTVEKKEGYFELGDRQIRLVDLPGTYALFANAEDERAAVDYLLSREASLIINIVDATNLERNLFLTSQLADMHIPMVIAVNMMDIAENRGIQLDLDELSDVYGVPCIPLSAVSEKSVTNFISQMGHVLASPMPLPKQMVYGDKIEETVKVLEPKVATVAKLLDADARWVSLMYLGNQNSYADKFAEAGVKINKADVTKILGEEPEFAMAENRYSISHSVAGKAIVAAREKKTFSDKLDAVLLNRWAALPIFLVIMYLVFWVAVTIGSAFIDFFDVLFGAIFVDGLGYVLTDVLHAPSFVSAILADGIGAGIQTVSTFIPVIFFMFLCLSFLEDSGYMARAAFVADRFMRFLGLPGRAFVPMMVGFGCGVPGIMGSRVLESKRERFLTIFLVPFMSCGARLPVYALFAAAFFGKMAGTVVFLLYLAGVLFAVAYGLFLKKSLFQGQASNFVMELPPYHLPKFKSLMIHCWQRLRDYIWRAGKVITLAVAILGFLNSFGIVEKAVDENAPADEPAGFEFTAGNGDSENSLLSTIGKAITPVFEPFGVEKENWPASVSLFTGLLAKEAVIGTMNSLYSMAGENAEAPAEEQKAEEPAAEPAEVAAADSAATDSAVVADSAAAPAEAAEAPAEEKAEEEKVLIAGVDECPAEEEEEGGAPDIKGAVLEALGSIPANLSEVFGSLTDILGTAGELEGQEAAELKKETLDKITDAKVLTCEEFAAIATFGEEEEDEKTREAVFEKLAAAGITLNEDEMGALEEGDLSETADIYANLRSYFHNPDKNGNPVDGFNWQVFAFLIFILLYVPCLAAMGVVAREIGLGLAILMATVQTILAWAVAVLLYQVPVGGDTKWIVAAIVALVGTGIFLKLFGMKANKEKRFED, from the coding sequence ATGGCTGCTAGAAAACTTTTGACGATTGCTATTGCCGGTAACCCGAACTGCGGTAAGACGGCTCTCTTTAACGCCCTTACGGGTGCCCGTCAGCATGTGGGTAACTGGCCCGGCGTGACTGTCGAAAAGAAAGAAGGTTATTTTGAACTGGGTGACCGCCAGATTCGCCTGGTGGACCTTCCGGGTACTTACGCTTTGTTCGCAAATGCCGAAGACGAACGCGCTGCTGTTGACTACTTGCTCAGCCGCGAAGCAAGCCTGATTATCAACATTGTTGATGCCACGAACCTCGAACGTAACCTGTTCCTCACGAGTCAGCTTGCCGATATGCATATCCCGATGGTGATTGCCGTCAATATGATGGATATCGCCGAAAATCGTGGAATCCAGCTGGACCTCGATGAACTTTCTGATGTTTACGGCGTGCCGTGCATTCCGCTTTCCGCTGTGAGCGAAAAGAGCGTCACTAACTTTATCAGCCAAATGGGCCATGTGCTGGCATCTCCGATGCCGCTCCCGAAACAGATGGTTTATGGTGACAAGATTGAAGAAACCGTTAAGGTCTTGGAACCGAAGGTGGCGACCGTCGCAAAGCTCTTGGATGCGGACGCTCGTTGGGTTTCGCTCATGTATTTGGGCAACCAGAATAGCTATGCCGACAAGTTTGCCGAAGCTGGCGTAAAGATTAACAAGGCCGACGTTACAAAGATTCTTGGCGAAGAACCGGAATTTGCGATGGCCGAAAACCGCTATTCCATTTCGCACAGTGTGGCGGGCAAGGCAATTGTCGCTGCACGCGAGAAGAAGACCTTCTCGGATAAGCTTGATGCTGTGCTTTTGAACCGCTGGGCGGCGCTCCCGATCTTCCTTGTCATCATGTATTTGGTGTTCTGGGTAGCAGTCACTATCGGTTCTGCATTCATTGATTTCTTTGATGTACTGTTTGGTGCAATTTTTGTGGACGGCCTCGGCTACGTGCTCACGGATGTTCTCCATGCGCCGAGTTTTGTGTCCGCTATTCTCGCCGACGGTATCGGTGCCGGTATCCAGACGGTTTCGACCTTCATTCCGGTCATCTTCTTCATGTTCCTGTGCCTTTCGTTCTTGGAAGACTCGGGTTACATGGCTCGTGCCGCTTTCGTTGCAGACCGCTTCATGAGATTCCTTGGCCTTCCGGGTCGCGCCTTCGTGCCGATGATGGTGGGCTTTGGTTGCGGCGTGCCTGGCATTATGGGCTCTCGCGTGCTGGAATCCAAGCGTGAACGTTTCCTCACCATCTTCTTGGTGCCGTTCATGAGCTGCGGCGCTCGCCTTCCTGTGTATGCGCTGTTCGCTGCTGCATTCTTTGGCAAGATGGCGGGCACGGTCGTGTTCCTGCTTTACCTCGCTGGCGTTCTCTTCGCTGTTGCTTACGGTCTCTTCTTGAAGAAGTCCCTGTTCCAGGGCCAGGCCAGCAACTTTGTGATGGAACTTCCGCCGTATCATTTGCCGAAGTTCAAGTCCTTGATGATTCACTGCTGGCAGCGCCTGCGCGACTACATCTGGCGCGCCGGTAAGGTGATTACGCTTGCCGTTGCAATCCTCGGCTTCCTCAACAGCTTCGGTATTGTCGAGAAGGCTGTGGACGAAAATGCTCCGGCCGATGAACCGGCAGGTTTTGAATTCACTGCCGGTAACGGTGACTCCGAAAACAGCTTGCTTTCTACCATCGGTAAGGCCATTACGCCGGTGTTCGAGCCGTTTGGTGTCGAGAAGGAAAACTGGCCGGCCTCTGTGTCTCTGTTTACGGGCCTGTTGGCTAAGGAAGCCGTTATCGGTACTATGAACTCGCTGTATTCCATGGCGGGTGAAAATGCGGAAGCTCCTGCTGAAGAGCAGAAGGCTGAAGAACCTGCTGCTGAACCTGCTGAAGTTGCCGCCGCTGATTCCGCTGCAACGGATAGCGCTGTTGTCGCTGACAGTGCCGCTGCTCCTGCAGAAGCTGCCGAAGCACCTGCTGAAGAAAAGGCTGAAGAAGAAAAGGTGCTTATCGCCGGTGTAGACGAATGCCCTGCCGAAGAAGAGGAAGAAGGTGGCGCTCCCGATATCAAGGGTGCCGTGCTCGAAGCTCTCGGCTCGATTCCGGCAAATCTCTCTGAAGTCTTCGGCTCGCTCACCGACATTCTCGGAACCGCCGGTGAATTGGAAGGCCAGGAAGCTGCCGAACTCAAGAAAGAAACTCTCGACAAGATTACTGATGCCAAGGTGCTGACCTGCGAAGAATTCGCTGCCATCGCTACCTTCGGCGAAGAAGAAGAGGATGAAAAGACCCGCGAAGCCGTGTTCGAAAAGCTCGCTGCTGCTGGCATCACGCTCAACGAAGACGAAATGGGTGCTCTCGAAGAAGGCGACCTTTCCGAAACCGCCGACATCTACGCTAACCTCCGCTCTTACTTCCACAACCCGGATAAGAACGGTAACCCGGTGGATGGCTTTAACTGGCAGGTGTTCGCATTCCTCATCTTTATCTTGCTCTATGTGCCTTGCCTTGCTGCAATGGGTGTCGTAGCCCGCGAAATCGGCCTCGGCCTTGCTATCCTAATGGCAACGGTTCAGACGATTCTTGCTTGGGCTGTGGCGGTTCTCCTCTATCAGGTGCCGGTTGGAGGCGATACCAAGTGGATCGTCGCTGCCATCGTGGCGCTGGTGGGTACGGGAATCTTCCTCAAGCTCTTCGGCATGAAGGCCAACAAGGAAAAGAGATTCGAAGACTAA
- a CDS encoding FeoA family protein: MSCNCGCGGKSQTKKWSTEPKFSELKKGDKVEIVGYNEGDSRYKSKLLSMGLVRGVQIEVLQAAPLGDPIEVAVLSYRLSLRKEEANVLKLRRV, translated from the coding sequence ATGAGCTGTAATTGTGGTTGCGGCGGAAAGTCGCAAACGAAAAAGTGGAGTACCGAGCCCAAGTTCTCGGAACTCAAAAAGGGCGACAAGGTGGAAATCGTCGGCTATAACGAAGGCGATTCTCGCTACAAGTCCAAGCTTCTTTCGATGGGGCTTGTGCGTGGCGTCCAGATCGAAGTCTTGCAAGCTGCCCCGCTCGGCGATCCGATCGAAGTGGCCGTGCTTTCTTATAGACTCTCGCTCCGTAAAGAAGAAGCGAACGTGCTCAAGCTGAGGAGGGTATAA
- a CDS encoding metal-dependent transcriptional regulator encodes MDHTKLTQSLEDYLEMVHMLRLANGLARVKDIAAALAVKMPSVAKAMVELKKMGLVRQEPYSGVELTEEGERVAAMILNRHILLKGFLIKLGVSEAIADKDACSMEHILSAETLGKIEDFVKPSNAIASAKVSSVKKLRVVKNTK; translated from the coding sequence ATGGACCATACAAAATTGACTCAAAGTTTAGAAGACTACTTAGAAATGGTGCACATGTTGCGCCTGGCGAACGGGCTTGCCCGCGTCAAAGACATTGCTGCCGCTCTCGCCGTGAAAATGCCGTCGGTGGCAAAGGCCATGGTTGAACTCAAGAAAATGGGCCTTGTAAGGCAGGAACCCTATAGCGGTGTGGAACTCACCGAAGAGGGAGAGCGCGTTGCTGCCATGATTTTGAACCGTCATATTCTTCTGAAGGGTTTCCTGATTAAGCTGGGCGTGTCCGAGGCGATTGCCGACAAGGACGCTTGCAGTATGGAACATATTCTTTCGGCAGAAACGCTCGGTAAGATTGAAGATTTTGTGAAACCGTCGAATGCGATTGCCTCGGCAAAAGTTTCTTCGGTGAAAAAACTAAGGGTTGTCAAAAACACAAAGTAA
- a CDS encoding heavy metal translocating P-type ATPase produces MKFKIVYDQPGRIRFRAGAYAFEKMHEPRIHMACVSEPYVQKAVVHSENGGILLEYEDGYREQVIDFVRNLNIANLPEIEPDTEYQLQALDSDFKNKLAFMIARRYLAKLFIPAPIRTVHLIYRGLKFVAKGLNCLGEGKLSVEVLDGAAIGASILQRNYESAGTIMFLLNVSSLLEDYTKARTRTALTASLAVKVDKVWVVRDGVDVQVRMQDVQVGNLVHVRSGSMIPVDGTVAEGDAFVNEATMTGESQAVHKTVGKSVFAGTIVDEGSIVVSVRAVSGNTKIQKIIELIDRSEDLKASIQSRAERLADGIVPFSFIGFGLTLLFTRNITKAVSILMVDYSCAIKLSTPISVISALREAADRNMTVKGGKYLEEFALADTIVFDKTGTLTKAEPKLERVIPFGNRSEEEILRIAACIEEHFPHSKARAIVRGAAERGIDHEEEHADVKYIVAHGIATTLDGERAVIGSKHFVVEDEKIAVGEAEQKKIDKLAGAASVIYLAIGGNLAGVLCISDPPRDEAAEAIRMLRERGIKHVAMITGDSQKAAERTAQLLGIDTFFAQVLPEDKHRYVEKMKAEGRRVIMVGDGINDAPALAAANVSVAMSDASDIARETADVTLRSEDLRDLAELRTLSTQLMERIQANYRFIVAFNTSLLAAGFFGFLAPSTSALLHNLSTMAICAKSMTPLKRV; encoded by the coding sequence ATGAAATTCAAGATTGTTTACGATCAGCCGGGGCGAATCCGCTTTCGGGCGGGGGCCTACGCGTTTGAGAAAATGCATGAACCGCGCATCCACATGGCATGCGTGAGTGAACCTTATGTCCAGAAAGCGGTAGTCCATTCGGAAAACGGCGGTATTCTGCTGGAATACGAAGATGGCTATCGTGAACAGGTGATTGATTTCGTTCGAAATCTGAACATTGCAAATCTTCCGGAAATCGAACCCGATACCGAATATCAGCTGCAGGCTCTTGATTCTGATTTCAAGAATAAGCTCGCGTTCATGATTGCGCGGCGTTACTTGGCCAAGTTGTTTATTCCGGCTCCTATCCGCACGGTGCACCTGATTTACAGGGGCCTCAAGTTTGTGGCGAAGGGCCTGAATTGCCTTGGTGAAGGAAAGCTTTCTGTCGAGGTGTTAGATGGAGCCGCTATCGGAGCGAGCATCCTGCAGCGCAATTACGAATCGGCGGGAACCATTATGTTCTTGCTGAACGTAAGTAGCCTTTTGGAAGATTACACCAAGGCGCGTACACGCACCGCCCTTACTGCAAGCCTTGCCGTGAAGGTGGACAAGGTGTGGGTCGTTCGAGATGGCGTCGATGTTCAGGTACGCATGCAGGACGTTCAGGTGGGCAATCTTGTGCATGTACGTTCCGGCAGCATGATTCCGGTGGATGGAACCGTTGCCGAAGGCGATGCCTTTGTGAACGAAGCGACCATGACGGGCGAATCGCAGGCGGTTCATAAGACTGTTGGAAAATCCGTCTTTGCGGGCACCATCGTAGACGAAGGCTCGATTGTCGTGTCGGTGCGTGCCGTGAGTGGCAATACCAAGATCCAGAAAATCATCGAACTCATTGACCGCTCCGAAGACCTGAAGGCCTCTATCCAGAGCCGCGCCGAACGCCTTGCCGATGGTATCGTGCCGTTCAGCTTTATCGGATTCGGGCTCACACTCCTGTTTACGCGCAACATCACCAAGGCGGTCTCGATTCTGATGGTGGACTATTCTTGCGCCATCAAGCTTTCCACCCCGATTTCGGTGATTTCGGCGCTGCGCGAAGCGGCCGACCGCAACATGACCGTGAAGGGCGGCAAGTACCTGGAAGAATTCGCGCTTGCAGACACCATCGTTTTCGACAAGACGGGAACGCTCACCAAGGCGGAACCGAAACTCGAACGCGTGATTCCGTTCGGAAATCGCAGCGAAGAAGAAATTCTGCGCATTGCGGCCTGCATCGAGGAGCATTTTCCGCATAGCAAGGCACGCGCCATTGTGCGCGGTGCCGCCGAACGGGGAATCGACCACGAAGAAGAACACGCCGATGTCAAGTACATTGTGGCGCACGGGATTGCGACGACTCTCGATGGCGAACGCGCTGTTATCGGTAGCAAGCATTTTGTAGTCGAAGACGAAAAAATTGCAGTGGGCGAGGCGGAACAGAAAAAGATTGACAAACTCGCCGGAGCCGCTTCTGTGATTTACCTGGCCATTGGCGGAAACCTCGCGGGTGTGCTTTGCATTAGCGATCCTCCGCGAGACGAAGCAGCAGAAGCGATTCGCATGCTCCGTGAACGCGGAATCAAGCATGTAGCGATGATTACCGGCGATAGCCAGAAGGCTGCCGAACGCACGGCGCAACTTTTGGGCATTGACACCTTCTTTGCGCAGGTGTTGCCCGAAGACAAGCACCGCTATGTGGAAAAGATGAAGGCCGAAGGCCGCCGCGTGATTATGGTGGGCGATGGAATCAACGATGCTCCCGCCCTTGCCGCCGCGAACGTGTCGGTCGCCATGAGCGATGCCAGCGACATTGCCCGCGAAACCGCCGACGTGACCCTCCGCAGCGAAGACCTGCGCGACCTCGCCGAACTCCGCACATTGAGTACGCAGCTCATGGAACGCATCCAGGCGAACTACCGCTTTATCGTCGCCTTCAACACGTCGCTCCTGGCCGCAGGTTTCTTCGGCTTCTTGGCCCCCTCGACCTCGGCCCTGCTGCACAACCTCTCGACCATGGCGATTTGCGCCAAGAGCATGACGCCGTTGAAGCGGGTGTAG
- a CDS encoding DUF1490 domain-containing protein yields the protein MSVWKNEKFWCVVAGVVGPAIIKKILKAPKTREYAVKGLAEGMKITADAKATFQDMKDQAADICNDAKKEAEAK from the coding sequence ATGTCCGTATGGAAAAATGAAAAGTTCTGGTGTGTGGTGGCTGGTGTCGTTGGCCCGGCTATCATCAAGAAGATTCTCAAGGCTCCCAAAACCCGCGAATATGCCGTCAAGGGACTTGCCGAAGGCATGAAGATTACTGCCGACGCCAAGGCTACCTTCCAGGATATGAAGGACCAGGCTGCTGACATCTGCAACGACGCAAAGAAAGAAGCAGAAGCGAAGTAA
- a CDS encoding TonB-dependent receptor: MKKMFIYKAATLALIFATVGAVSVRAQDDEITSIDDFLEETAPENSESADVSNSGAPAQVSASGVTQLDELSVESEIEAEQAKQAKKAESVATIDAAEMQNTSKTVSKAVNSASGVKVRKSGGVGSEGKINIRGMEGKNIKVLVNGVPVETQGNLGLDDIPIDQIADIEVYKGYVPARFATDGAGGAINIITKKRPANSIDASYSLSSFNTHKASVTASHLVDSIVGGAGLEVGVSGYFNHSDNDYKFTSPYMKSSTGKDTSIVRDHDHYTSYNVQAFANLMNAWFDQVSLGVSYGAFEKEIQGDANRIVEAMSEGYNFGATFGLDKKNIFVKDLNFGNHFSFGYGENKVIDTSRVHCRNWYACDTAKKNVGELSSMGLPKLRTVQAYDFNNLLNLDYQFIKNQFVYWNTLFRYHKEDPEDDVGSEMVGFNTAGFPGKTISVTTGLSLEDNFFDSRLQNLLGFKFHYLKAEISNTSTSLLQQASVESNDYTDFSYDESLMFRIVKPLSVKGSYQHAVRLPTPDELFGDGVRVSAATNLKPEEADNFNVGLSLDLQEIPLFARFRFDGDVFYSYYKNRIHYMGTSQMSVPYFNMDPIRGWGYEGDVKLDVNEWVLLGTNWTFQDLRNIDYNAKQGILEDAIIPNIPRFFTNYMAEFHMGDILNKNDFVKFWWAANYTDEYYYGWKVSSRQSRKIDASFTQDLGIEYSVWENKLAWSFEVDNFMDETVYDKYGESKPGRTFATKIRYSFR; this comes from the coding sequence ATGAAAAAGATGTTTATTTACAAGGCGGCCACGCTTGCCCTTATATTTGCTACGGTTGGTGCGGTTTCGGTCCGTGCTCAAGATGATGAAATTACCTCGATAGACGATTTTCTGGAAGAAACTGCTCCAGAAAATTCGGAGTCTGCCGATGTGTCGAATTCAGGTGCCCCTGCACAAGTAAGTGCGTCGGGGGTTACGCAGCTAGATGAACTATCGGTGGAATCTGAAATAGAAGCGGAACAGGCTAAACAGGCAAAAAAGGCCGAATCGGTTGCGACGATTGATGCTGCTGAAATGCAGAATACCAGCAAGACTGTTTCGAAGGCGGTCAATTCCGCTTCGGGCGTTAAGGTGCGCAAGTCCGGTGGCGTGGGCAGCGAAGGTAAAATCAACATTCGCGGCATGGAAGGCAAGAATATCAAGGTGCTCGTGAACGGTGTTCCTGTCGAAACACAGGGCAACTTGGGCCTTGACGATATTCCTATTGATCAAATTGCCGATATCGAAGTCTATAAGGGGTATGTTCCGGCACGTTTTGCAACGGATGGCGCAGGCGGTGCTATCAATATCATTACCAAGAAACGTCCTGCCAATTCGATTGACGCTTCTTACAGCCTTTCGAGTTTTAATACGCACAAGGCTTCTGTAACGGCGAGCCACTTGGTGGATAGTATTGTGGGTGGCGCAGGCTTGGAAGTGGGTGTGTCGGGGTATTTTAACCATTCCGACAACGATTACAAATTTACTTCGCCTTATATGAAAAGTTCTACGGGCAAAGACACGAGCATTGTTCGCGATCACGACCATTACACCTCTTACAATGTACAGGCTTTTGCAAACTTGATGAATGCTTGGTTTGACCAGGTTTCGCTGGGTGTAAGCTACGGTGCGTTTGAGAAGGAAATTCAGGGCGATGCAAACCGCATTGTGGAAGCGATGTCCGAAGGGTACAATTTTGGAGCGACATTCGGGCTTGACAAGAAGAATATCTTTGTGAAAGACTTGAATTTTGGAAACCATTTTTCGTTCGGATATGGCGAAAATAAAGTCATTGATACGAGCCGAGTGCATTGCCGCAACTGGTATGCTTGCGATACGGCAAAGAAAAATGTGGGCGAACTTTCGTCAATGGGACTCCCGAAACTGAGGACTGTTCAGGCTTATGACTTCAACAATTTGTTGAATTTGGATTATCAGTTCATTAAAAATCAGTTTGTTTACTGGAATACTCTTTTCAGGTATCATAAGGAAGATCCTGAAGATGATGTGGGCTCTGAAATGGTGGGATTCAATACGGCGGGTTTCCCGGGAAAGACAATTTCTGTGACGACGGGCCTTTCGCTTGAAGATAATTTCTTTGATTCTAGGTTGCAGAACTTACTTGGTTTCAAATTTCACTACTTGAAGGCTGAAATTTCTAACACATCGACGAGCTTGTTGCAGCAGGCTTCTGTAGAATCGAACGATTATACGGATTTCAGTTACGATGAAAGCTTGATGTTTAGGATTGTAAAGCCGCTTTCGGTCAAGGGCTCCTACCAGCATGCGGTGCGCTTGCCCACGCCTGACGAACTCTTTGGCGATGGAGTGCGCGTGAGTGCCGCGACAAACCTCAAGCCCGAAGAAGCGGACAATTTTAACGTGGGCCTGTCTCTTGATTTGCAAGAAATCCCGTTGTTTGCACGATTCCGATTTGACGGAGACGTGTTTTATTCCTATTACAAGAACCGCATCCATTATATGGGTACTTCACAAATGTCGGTGCCGTACTTTAACATGGACCCGATTCGCGGCTGGGGCTACGAAGGCGACGTAAAACTCGATGTGAATGAATGGGTGTTGCTCGGAACGAACTGGACTTTCCAGGATTTGCGCAATATCGATTATAATGCAAAGCAGGGAATTCTAGAAGATGCAATCATCCCGAACATTCCGCGGTTCTTTACGAATTATATGGCCGAATTCCACATGGGTGATATACTCAACAAGAACGATTTTGTCAAGTTCTGGTGGGCCGCAAATTACACCGATGAATACTATTACGGCTGGAAAGTCAGTTCTCGCCAAAGCAGAAAGATTGATGCATCGTTCACGCAGGATTTAGGTATTGAATATTCCGTGTGGGAAAACAAACTCGCTTGGAGCTTTGAAGTCGATAACTTTATGGACGAAACCGTTTACGATAAGTATGGAGAATCTAAACCGGGACGCACTTTCGCGACTAAGATTAGATACAGTTTTAGGTAG
- a CDS encoding AraC family transcriptional regulator encodes MLNINGIEWLHKVGCYHTTLERDPLLVLEFCRKGQISWAGGALPCNQLKAGEMLVYDAWTSGALTRSADYCGDRILFFEESIKYIREHFAGFLIDIKMLAQKMCRPGRPFIVHTKEEVASAFEKIDNKSKNLQAEYGRLAILELLLTLKNLDTQRESICRECNLSSMQIEKIYCIRSFICENMDSHFTIEELSNKFDMPPTAMKLCFKNVFGLPVFTYARRERMKLAAKQLRECDRGILEIAGEVGYNNGSKFAHAFQDVMGMTPKEYRKKYRMTNVA; translated from the coding sequence ATGTTGAATATTAACGGAATTGAATGGTTGCACAAAGTCGGGTGCTACCATACAACGCTTGAAAGGGATCCGCTCCTGGTTCTTGAATTTTGCCGAAAGGGGCAAATCAGCTGGGCCGGCGGAGCACTCCCCTGCAATCAGCTGAAGGCAGGAGAAATGCTGGTTTACGACGCGTGGACTTCGGGAGCGCTAACGCGTTCCGCCGATTACTGCGGCGACCGCATCTTGTTCTTTGAAGAATCGATAAAGTACATCCGCGAACATTTTGCAGGTTTTCTGATTGACATCAAGATGCTCGCACAGAAAATGTGCCGACCGGGCCGACCGTTTATCGTCCACACCAAGGAAGAAGTCGCCAGCGCCTTCGAAAAGATTGACAACAAGTCAAAGAATTTGCAGGCGGAATATGGCAGGCTCGCCATTTTGGAGCTTTTGCTCACCCTGAAAAACCTAGACACGCAGCGAGAATCCATTTGCCGCGAATGCAATTTATCTTCGATGCAAATTGAAAAAATCTACTGCATCCGTTCTTTTATCTGCGAAAACATGGACAGTCATTTCACCATCGAGGAACTTTCCAACAAGTTTGACATGCCGCCTACCGCAATGAAACTCTGCTTCAAGAACGTGTTCGGTTTGCCGGTATTCACTTACGCTCGCCGCGAGCGCATGAAACTGGCCGCCAAGCAACTTCGCGAGTGCGACCGTGGAATTCTTGAGATCGCAGGCGAAGTCGGCTACAATAACGGGAGCAAGTTCGCCCACGCCTTCCAGGATGTGATGGGCATGACCCCAAAGGAATACAGGAAAAAATACAGGATGACAAACGTCGCATAA
- a CDS encoding ABC transporter ATP-binding protein has translation MGSRKPLFPLALILSALSAIAGLVPFLLMWLIVREVISGGDMTNIKIFDYSIGAVLASVTSVLLYFAALACSHMVAFRLEGDLRRFAMKKLMSAPLGFFDKNPTGKLRKIIDDNAAITHTFVAHEMPDISGTILIPIVALVMMFVFDWRLGLASLVPIAYALFILGTLGRRGTKFMERYMQALEEMNSEAVEYVRGIPVVKVFQQTIFSFKSFYNSIVTYHKMVTAYSDNWKVPYCIYTILVNGFVLFLVPTAALIIGNNGDVKLTIVNMMIYVLVTPLFSQCVMRSMYLSNATNQAGIAVDRINDIARTKDLEVCDNPVPMQKFDVEFQNVNFTYPDTDKQVLSDISLTVPAGHTVALVGPSGGGKSTIAKLLPRFFDVDSGEITIGGVPVKQIDPKELMKNVSFVFQNTRLFKMSILDNVRYGMPDATLEQVNKALDLAQCREIIDKLPGGIDTVIGSKGTYLSGGEQQRVVLARAILKNAPIVVLDEATAFADPENERLIQEALHKLAAGKTVLMIAHRLTSVVNADQIIVVEDGEIAERGTHDELLEKNGIYAKMWAEYQQSVTWTLDNSKDNEGGENV, from the coding sequence ATGGGATCGCGAAAACCGCTGTTCCCGCTTGCATTGATTCTCTCGGCATTGAGCGCCATCGCGGGGCTCGTGCCGTTTTTACTGATGTGGCTCATTGTCCGCGAGGTGATCTCTGGCGGTGACATGACGAACATCAAGATTTTTGACTACTCCATCGGAGCGGTCCTCGCCTCGGTCACAAGCGTATTGCTCTACTTTGCGGCCCTCGCCTGCTCGCACATGGTTGCATTCAGGCTCGAAGGCGACCTGCGTCGATTCGCCATGAAAAAGTTGATGTCAGCTCCGCTTGGATTTTTCGACAAGAACCCGACAGGCAAACTCCGCAAGATTATCGACGACAATGCTGCAATTACGCACACCTTCGTCGCGCACGAAATGCCCGATATTTCGGGCACCATCCTGATTCCCATCGTGGCGCTTGTGATGATGTTCGTTTTCGATTGGCGACTCGGTCTTGCCTCTTTGGTGCCTATCGCCTACGCCTTGTTCATTTTGGGCACCCTTGGCCGCAGGGGAACCAAGTTCATGGAACGCTACATGCAGGCCCTCGAAGAGATGAACTCCGAAGCGGTGGAATACGTGCGCGGAATTCCCGTAGTCAAGGTTTTCCAACAGACGATTTTTTCGTTCAAGAGTTTCTACAACAGCATCGTGACTTACCACAAGATGGTCACAGCCTATTCCGACAACTGGAAAGTCCCTTACTGCATCTACACGATTCTCGTGAACGGATTCGTGCTGTTCCTGGTGCCGACGGCAGCGCTCATTATCGGTAACAACGGCGATGTAAAACTCACCATCGTGAACATGATGATTTACGTGTTGGTAACACCGCTGTTCTCGCAATGCGTGATGCGCAGCATGTACCTGAGCAATGCCACGAACCAGGCGGGAATCGCGGTTGACCGTATCAACGATATCGCCCGCACCAAGGATTTGGAAGTATGCGACAATCCGGTGCCGATGCAAAAATTCGATGTAGAATTCCAGAACGTGAACTTCACCTATCCCGATACCGACAAGCAGGTATTGAGCGACATTTCGCTCACGGTACCGGCGGGCCATACGGTAGCGCTTGTCGGGCCTTCGGGCGGCGGCAAGAGTACAATCGCAAAACTTTTGCCGCGATTCTTCGATGTCGATAGCGGCGAGATTACTATTGGCGGTGTTCCCGTAAAGCAGATTGACCCGAAGGAACTGATGAAGAACGTTTCGTTCGTGTTCCAGAACACGCGCCTTTTCAAGATGAGCATTTTGGACAACGTTCGCTACGGCATGCCCGATGCAACTCTCGAGCAGGTAAACAAGGCGCTTGATCTTGCGCAGTGCCGCGAAATTATTGACAAGCTGCCGGGCGGTATCGACACCGTTATCGGGAGCAAGGGAACTTATCTTTCGGGTGGCGAGCAGCAGCGAGTGGTGCTTGCGCGCGCTATCTTGAAGAACGCTCCCATCGTGGTGCTAGACGAGGCGACCGCCTTTGCTGACCCAGAAAACGAACGCTTGATTCAAGAAGCTTTGCACAAACTGGCCGCAGGCAAGACCGTTCTGATGATCGCCCACAGGCTTACAAGCGTGGTGAACGCCGACCAGATTATCGTTGTTGAAGATGGCGAAATCGCTGAACGCGGAACGCACGACGAATTACTTGAAAAGAACGGCATTTATGCCAAGATGTGGGCCGAATACCAACAGTCTGTCACATGGACCCTCGACAATTCCAAGGATAATGAAGGAGGCGAAAATGTATAA